The Chaetodon trifascialis isolate fChaTrf1 chromosome 16, fChaTrf1.hap1, whole genome shotgun sequence genome includes a region encoding these proteins:
- the LOC139344266 gene encoding leucine-rich repeat transmembrane protein FLRT1-like produces MFTIMAPVGVAKLWARLFLLFLCLTLRARMLLFAAATIQGYIGDRDMICPSVCRCDEDFIYCNDRGLSSIPSLPPSASVLYLQNNNINNPGLPTSLEHHLAVRVVYLYDNELDEFPLHLPPSVRELHLQDNNIRTIPRSALARMPLLEKLHLDDNSISTVSIEDQAFADNPRLRLLFLSRNHLSSIPSGLPASLEELRLDDNRISTIPTHAFRGLTSLRCLVLDGNLLANQRIADDTFSRLSNLTELSLVRNSLQTPPVNLPSAHLQRLSLQENALTHMPRGSLDGMRRLQRLDLSGNNLTTLPKGLFKDLDSLGQLLVRGNPWHCGCNLRWLYDWLHARGNSITVRGLTCHGPDRVRDIALTDLTSEMEECEVVRTAGTRDRVGGGGVDSSTTQTPPQGSLFTLRSKRPGLGLPDSGLDYTLSSSGVGKSLALNVKPLSHNSVRVTWSVAQPSSSFRLSWLRLGTGNAMGSITETLVRGDRREYLLTSLQPRSSYIICMVPLPASSESKGAISGDADSDEALVCAKAETSDLSPLEEEEDQDSQQMTVLPLAGIIGGATAIVSLALIFGVFCWYGHRTGHLCPRDHYTRSSSRKSKTYDDYIESGTKKDNTILEIRGPGFQMTPMAACQPMQPKPLREDYIIHTIFPSNGTGLYKGANHVSNAGTNRGYREGGIPDIDYCYT; encoded by the coding sequence ATGTTCACCATAATGGCACCTGTTGGTGTGGCTAAACTGTGGGCTCggctctttctgctgtttctttgcTTGACACTGCGTGCTAGAATGCTTCTGTTTGCTGCAGCTACCATACAGGGGTATATTGGAGACAGGGACATGATATGCCCATCTGTATGCCGGTGCGATGAGGACTTTATCTACTGTAATGATCGTGGCCTGAGCTCCATTCCAtcactgcctccctctgcttctgtcCTCTACCTTCAGAACAATAACATAAACAACCCGGGTTTGCCCACTTCCTTGGAACACCATCTTGCTGTCCGCGTGGTCTACCTCTATGATAATGAACTGGATGAATTCCCCCTGCACTTGCCACCATCTGTCCGTGAACTGCATTTACAGGATAATAACATACGCACTATTCCTCGTAGTGCACTGGCTCGGATGCCCTTGCTAGAGAAGCTCCACTTGGATGACAACTCCATTTCCACTGTTAGTATTGAGGACCAGGCCTTTGCTGACAACCCACGGTTGCGCCTCCTTTTCCTTTCACGCAATCACTTGTCTAGTATCCCCTCAGGACTGCCTGCCTCCCTGGAGGAACTCCGTTTGGATGACAACCGAATCTCCACTATCCCAACACACGCATTCCGAGGCCTCACCTCACTTAGATGTCTTGTCCTGGATGGGAACCTTTTGGCAAACCAGCGCATCGCTGATGACACATTCTCTCGCCTGTCCAACTTGACTGAGTTGTCCCTAGTCCGTAACTCCCTCCAAACCCCTCCTGTTAACCTGCCCAGTGCCCATTTGCAGCGTCTGTCTCTACAAGAAAATGCCCTGACTCATATGCCACGTGGTTCCTTGGATGGCATGCGCAGGCTGCAGAGGCTGGACCTGTCAGGAAACAACCTGACCACCCTGCCCAAGGGACTGTTCAAAGACCTGGACAGCCTCGGTCAGCTGCTGGTGCGAGGCAATCCTTGGCATTGCGGCTGCAATCTTCGCTGGCTGTATGACTGGCTGCATGCCCGTGGTAACTCCATCACTGTGAGAGGTCTCACCTGCCATGGGCCTGACAGGGTGCGAGACATTGCTTTGACAGACCTCACCAGCGAGATGGAGGAATGTGAGGTGGTGAGGACAGCGGGGACCAGAGACAGagtgggtggaggtggggttGATAGCTCTACCACTCAAACCCCTCCACAGGGCTCTCTCTTCACACTTCGCTCAAAGCGACCTGGCTTGGGGCTTCCTGACTCTGGCTTAGACTATACTCTCAGCAGCAGCGGTGTGGGGAAGAGCCTCGCCCTTAACGTGAAGCCCCTCTCTCACAACAGTGTCCGTGTTACCTGGAGTGTGGCCCAGCCCAGCTCTTCCTTCAGGCTGAGCTGGCTTCGACTGGGTACTGGGAATGCTATGGGATCAATCACAGAGACTCTGGTCCGGGGTGACCGTCGAGAGTATCTGCTCACCTCCCTGCAACCCCGCTCCAGCTACATCATCTGCATGGTACCCCTTCCTGCAAGCTCTGAAAGCAAAGGGGCAATTTCTGGAGATGCTGACTCTGATGAAGCTTTGGTGTGTGCAAAAGCTGAAACGTCAGACCTCAGCcctctggaggaggaagaggatcaaGACTCACAGCAGATGACAGTGTTGCCCCTGGCAGGGATTATTGGTGGGGCTACCGCCATTGTATCTTTGGCTCTTATTTTCGGCGTTTTCTGTTGGTATGGACATAGGACTGGGCATTTGTGTCCCCGTGACCACTACACTCGCAGCAGCTCCCGAAAAAGCAAGACCTATGATGATTACATTGAGTCAGGCACCAAGAAGGACAATACCATCTTGGAGATCCGCGGTCCGGGGTTCCAGATGACGCCTATGGCAGCTTGCCAGCCAATGCAGCCTAAGCCCCTACGAGAGGATTACATCATTCATACCATATTCCCCTCCAATGGCACTGGCCTGTACAAAGGTGCTAACCATGTTTCTAATGCAGGCACCAACCGCGGTTATAGAGAAGGAGGAATCCCAGATATAGACTACTGTTACACATGA